The following nucleotide sequence is from Phycisphaera sp..
ATTGATCGCTATGCCCTCGTGTATGGGCCGTTGGGTCGGATATGGGGATATGCGGAAGCGTACAAAGACATACTCGGTGGCAAATCAGACGACTTAGGGCGAAGTAACGGCTTCTTCGTCTACGTCCTCGGCCGGCTAATAAATGTCACCGATGGCCACTTTGGCATCAAACCAGACGAACTGCGACATGGCACCTTTGGTCGCATGCGTGTGGTCGTGCATATGGATGGCTTGGATGCATTCCTGCAGTCTGATCGGGAAAAAATTCGAGAAGGACCAGTTCTTGAAGACGCTCGAAACATACTTCGAGCAATCTTCAATCATGTCCGCAAGGCAGTGGATTCTCATGACGAGAAGGAAGACCCCAGCACCAAGCTATCCCGTAAACTAGCTGGCAGCCCGGCGAGCATATTACGCCGGCCCATTGTTGAGATCGTACGAGCGGCTCTCGAAGGCAATATAATGTCGCGGTACGTAGCTGTGCCTGCGGCAACTACTGAGGCTGAGCGAAACACGCTAGTCGAGCGATTGGAAGAGCGGGCTAGTTCCAGCGATGGGTTTGTCGCAGGCATCGATTTTTCGTATGACGCAACGACCGATGATGGGATAGCCGTGTATGACGCTGTCACGGGACGGCTGAGAATCAATGGCCTGCATCCATTTGTAGGGGCGTACTTCGACGAGTTTACAAGTAAGACCAGCGGGCTTCCGCTTGAGGTCTTTGCTTTGTCGGAGGTATTGCTGGAGGCTCAGCTATATCAAACAGGCTTTGATCAGTATCAAATTGACGACGTTATGTCCGCCCGAGACCAACTCCTCCGGTTCGTAGCCCAAGATTCCGGCCGACGCACAGCTTTGACCGTCGCGAATAGTCTCCGCAATGCTAAAAACGACGTTAACAGGCTTGAAATTGAGGTAGTCGAAGCGTTTCGCAGTCTCGGGTTCGAGGCAACGCGAGTTGGGGGCAATGGTAAGCCCGACGGGGTGGCTAAGGCGCCGCTTGCGGCGGATGGCAGCAATCAACCAAGGCGATACGCCGTGACGCTGGAGGCCAAGAGCAAGCAAAAGGAAGGTGCCCGACTAAAGACGAGAGCGTTCAGTCCCTCCGCAATCGCGAGGCATCGTGACGAGGCCCAGTGCGAACATGCGATGGTCGTAGCTCCTGCGTTTAGTCACACTCCTGGCAACGAAAGTGCCCTGGCCAAGGAAATCAAGGCCGACAGGGAGAACTCTGCAGCGAAGGGTGAGCCACGGACTATAACGGCGATTCACATCGAAGATCTTGCGCGCTTGGTCCAACTTCGCCCAGTTAAACGCCTCGGCTTGGCGCGTATCCGTGAGATGCTCCAGACGTGCAGCCTACCCGAGGAGTGCAAAGCGTGGGTCGATAGCGTGGAGGAGGAACCCGTGGAGATACCGCCGTATGCCCAGGTTGTCAACGCGATCCACGGGTTACAGAAGGACTACGAGATGGCGGCAGTTGAGTACGGCGCTCTACGAGTTGCGCTGGGAAAGGACAAGCCGTCGTACAAGGTGCGTACCAACGATGAGCTTATTGAACTTTGCAAGGGAATGGCAACGATGACAGGCGGAGAGATAAGCGCTAACCAGCGGACCGTCGAGCTCAATCAGAGCCCGGAAAATGTTTTGGCTGCCATTGAGTCGGCTACGAAGGCTCATATTGTCGATAAAGACTGATCTTAGAGCCAAGCATCACGTACGCTTAATGAGCCAATTATTGTATGTTGAAGTCACACAATCAGACCATCTTCGAGACACTTGGGCGAAACCCAATCCATCCCTTTCCCGCGCGAATGGCTCCGGGTATCGCCCTTGATGCGCTGGGCGAGAGCCAAACTCCGCTCCGGGTGCTTGATCCTATGGCGGGGTCGGGCACGGTTCTGGCCGTCGCGCGATCGAAGGGGCATAGGGCAATCGGTATGGACCTTGACCCCCTTGCCGTCTTGCTATCTGGGGTTTGGACTCGAACGGTTGATCCGCACCGCGTGAACCAGAAGGCGACGGAGGTCTTGGCTCGCGCGAAGCACGCCTGTCGCACGCTATCCTCCGGTTCGGCCTACCCAACAGGCAGCGATAGCGAGACCCGCAAGTTTATCCGCTATTGGTTCGACGACTACGCGCGCGTCCAGCTAGCGGCCCTCTCTATTGCAATCAGTCGTGTCCGTGATGAGACGACTCGTGACGTCCTCTGGTGCGGCTTCTCGCGCCTCATCATTACCAAGAGTGCGGGCGCTTCGCTGGCGATGGATCTGTCGCATAGTCGGCCTCACAAAAAGTTTGCGACAGCACCGGTCAAACCCTTCAACCGGTTCATCGCAGCAGTCGACGCCGTAATCTCAAACTGCCCGAAGTCTGGTTCTGGCCGAATTGGACCGAGGGCCGTTGTCAAGCACGGCGACGCACGGAAATTACAGATTGAGTCAAAGTCGATCGATCTGGTATTGACATCGCCGCCGTATCTCAACGCCATTGACTACATGCGATGCAGCAAGTTCTCACTTGTATGGATGGGCTACAACGTTGACGAGTTGCGAATGATTCGCGGTGATAGTGTTGGCGCTGAAGCATCATCCCAGGTAGCTATGGCATCGCCGTGGGTTCAGTCGCTCATCATGCAGTTGGGACTAAAGTCAAAGCTCTCAAGCCGCGATTCGGGACTGCTGTCACGCTACGTCCTCGACATGGGCGGCGCTTTGTCCGAGGTATCTCGCGTATTAAGAGCGGACGGGCGCGCGGTGTATGTGGTCGGCGACTCGACCGTGCGGGGGACATTCGTACGCAACTCGGCCATCGTGGAAGCCGTGGCGCAAATGCACGGGCTCGTCCTTGACGACAAGAAGTCTCGGGCCTTGCCTGCCAACCGCCGGTATCTGCCACCACCTAAGAAGGGCGCGGATTCCGCGATCGAGGGGCGGATGCGGCGCGAAGTGGTCTTGGCATTCTCGAAGCCCATCGCGTGATGCATTGCGTCCAACCCCCGCGACCGCTCCCTGACTAATCTGAAGACCCCCTCAGTCTCGGAAGACCTCGACAGCTCCCCCGCTGGGAGCGGGGGAGCGGGTCAGACGCCCCCGCCCTCACCCATCCTCCTCCGCCTCCTCCGGCGGAATCGCCCGCACATCCGAACCCGCCGCAAAGTTTCTTTTTCAAAAAAATCTTGCCTCCGACTGAAGTCGCCCCCCGATCCCCCCGATGCAATCCTCGACAGCCGCCGCTTGCCCGCCGGAAGGTCCCGCGGGCGCGGCGGGCACCGAGGGCGTCGCGATTCGTGCTGGCGTCCACCGATCAGGGACGATCCAATGCCCAGAAAACCGATCAAGGACGCCGAACTCCTCCAGTACGCCGCCAACCTCTTCGCCGTGTGGAGCGGCGGGCAGGGCACGCCGCCCGACATCGGCCTGAGCGCCGAGCAGGTTGCCAGCCTGGGCACGAGCCTCACGAGTGCTCAGGACGCCAAGACCAGCCAGACGACCAGCGCCAGCGCCGCGAAAGCGGCGAGCACCGGCAAGCGCAACGCCTTCGCCGGCCTGCGCACCAAGCTGGGCGGGCTCATCGACATCGTCGAGGGCTACGCCAAGGAGAGCGGCGACCCGGACGTGTACCAGCGGGCCCACATCGACCCGCCCGCCCCGCCGACGCCGCGCAGCGACGCGCCCCAGCCCGAGGACGTGAGCACCCGCGTGCGCACCGACGGCACCATCGAGGTCGCCTTCACCGTCACCACCGGCGGCGGCGCGACCTTCGACGTGCAGCGGCAGACCGTGCTGCTGAGCGGCGAGTTCGGCTCGTGGACGCCGTTGGCCACCATCGGCAAGAAGAGCTTCATCGACGAGGCCGTGCCGGTGGGCCTGCGGCAGGTCCTCTACCGCGTGCGCACGACGCTGAGCAACGGTGTGGCCAGCGAGTGGAGCGAGCCCTCGGTGACCAACTTCGGCAACCAGGGCAGCGCGGGCGGGCCCATGGCCGCCGGGGCGATCGAGACCGAGGCCGCCTGAGCCCCCAACACGATTGGTGTGCCGAACGCCCGCGCGGGGCCCGATGCCCGCGCGGGCGTTCTCGCGCGCTCGCGAGAAACTCATTGGGATGAACGACGCTTCACGCGGCAAAGCCGGGAAACCGTCGGAGCTATCATGCGTGTTCGTCCGGAACGCACCCACCCCCAGTGAGCCACCATGAAACTCTCGATCGCCCTCGTGCAACTGAACGTCATCCCCAACGACCCGCCGGCGAATCTTGCCAATATGGCCGAGTTCGTCGCGAAGGCGGCCAAGGCCGGCGCCCAATTGGTTGTCTTCCCCGAAGACGCCGTCACCGGGCCGCTCGAGGGCCAGACGCTGTACGTGCAGCACGCTCCGGAGTATCTCGCGTATTTCCAGGCGTTGGCGGTCAAGCACCAGATCGACATCGTGCCCGGCTCGTGGTCGGTCACCGAGGCGGGCGCGGTCGGGCCGGTGCTCTGCAACGCGGCGCACTACATCAACGCCGATGGCTCGGTCGCGGGGGTGTACAGGAAGGTGAACCTGTGGGAAACCGAGAAGGCGACGCTCGCCCCGGGGCTGGCCGTCTCGGTGTTCCCGACGGCCCACGGCATGGTGGGCCTGACGATCTGCTGGGACATCGCGTTCCCCGAGATGTTCACCGAGATGTCGCGGTTGGGGGCCGAGCTCGTCGTGTCGCCAACATACTGGTCGCTGTCTCGGCGGGCGGAACAGAGCCGGGGCGTGGCAAAAGATGAAATCGAACTCATAGATTCGCTGTGTGTGGCGAGGTCGTTCGAGAACGACATAGTCTTCGCGTACTGCAACGCGGCCGGCTTGGTCGGAGACGAAAAGGCCGACGGCGTGCTGAGCGGTCGGAGCCAGGTCACGCACCCGCACGAGAAGGTGCTGTGCAAGGCCAAGGGGAACACCGAAGAGATGCTCACGGCGTCCTTCACCCATACCCGGGCCACCGCCGCGATGCCGCAGGGCGGGTGAACGCACGCGCCCCACGAATTTCTTACCAAGGGAGATACAGCTATGAAGATCGACAGCCTCGAGAAGCTCTACGTCCACGAGCTCAAGGACCTGCACAGCGCCGAGAGCCAGATCCTCGACGCCTTGCCCAAGATGATCAGCGCCGCCAGCGATGATGAGCTCAAGAAGGCGCTCGAGAGCCACCGCAAGGAGACGCAGGAGCACCTGGCGCGCATCGAGCGGTTGTTCCAGAACCTCGACTTCGAGCCCGGCGGCCACAAGTGCAAGGGCATCGAGGGCCTGATCAAGGAAGGCGAGGACGTGCTGGCCGAGACCGAGGACGACGCCGTGCGCAACGCCGCGATCGTCGCCGCCTGCCAGCGCGTGGAGCACTACGAGATGGCCGCCTACGGCGTGGCCCGCGCGTTCGCCAGCAAGCTCGGCCGGCACGACGACGCCGAGGTGCTGACGACGACACTGGAAGAGGAAGGCCACGCCGACCGCACGCTGACCCAGATCGCCGAGCAACGCCTCAACTTCGCGGTCCGCACCGCGTAGCGCTCAGGTATTGCTCGGGATGCGAATCCCGAAGAACCGCTCCGCGTTCGCGTCGGTTGCTCGCTCGAAATCCTCGTACGACTCACCCCGCGCCCCGGCGATGATCTTGGCGGTCAGCGAGACCATCCAAGGCCGGCACGGCCGCTGCCCACGCACGCGCTGGGGGCTCAGGTAGGGAGCGTCGGTCTCGACCATGAGGCGGTCCGCCGGCGTCAGCACGGCGGCCTCGAGCACCTCCTTCGCGTTGTTGTACGTCGCCACGCCGGTATAGCTGATCATGGCACCGAAGTCGAGGACTTGTTTGGCCTCGGCCGGGCCGGCCGTGAAGCAGTGGAACACGAAGCGTTCGCCGGGTATGCCGCTGTCTTTCAGGATCGGGATGAGGTCGTCGAACGCCTCGCGGCAGTGGACGACGATGGGCTTGTTCGCGCCGGGCCTGGCCGTGCCCTTCTTCGGGGTGTCGATCTCGCGGATGAGGGCGAGTTGGTCGCGGAGCACGGGCTCCTGCTGGGCTCGCGTCGGCTCGTTGTAGTGGTTGTCAAGCCCGAGCTCGCCCCAGGCCACGCACCGCTCGTGGGCGATGCAGGTCCGCAGCGGCGTGGCGTCGAACGGTCCCTGGTCGGCGTACAGCGGGTGGATGCCCGCGCTGCTC
It contains:
- a CDS encoding ATP-binding protein encodes the protein MAQEPAFATAGTKTSDIDVRLSYKIVSLFSEGLYASPNKAVEELVANSFDAGALRVAVFMPADLHEQGATIGVLDDGEGMDDEGLKRHWLIGISDKRDLSKLPQGRQQIGKFGIGKLATYVLASRYSHISKKDGKYYSTSLDYSKIDKRVEDGVEPKTPVRIALRELSVAEAQAALKPWTNTASFKKTGLKLFGKASSKSWTFAILSDLKDKVHEIRPGVLEWVLRTALPLRDDFSIYLNGNKLTASKAGKGRIKRWVLGKDITKLPKPAPDTVEAEFDEDKPAGAIDRYALVYGPLGRIWGYAEAYKDILGGKSDDLGRSNGFFVYVLGRLINVTDGHFGIKPDELRHGTFGRMRVVVHMDGLDAFLQSDREKIREGPVLEDARNILRAIFNHVRKAVDSHDEKEDPSTKLSRKLAGSPASILRRPIVEIVRAALEGNIMSRYVAVPAATTEAERNTLVERLEERASSSDGFVAGIDFSYDATTDDGIAVYDAVTGRLRINGLHPFVGAYFDEFTSKTSGLPLEVFALSEVLLEAQLYQTGFDQYQIDDVMSARDQLLRFVAQDSGRRTALTVANSLRNAKNDVNRLEIEVVEAFRSLGFEATRVGGNGKPDGVAKAPLAADGSNQPRRYAVTLEAKSKQKEGARLKTRAFSPSAIARHRDEAQCEHAMVVAPAFSHTPGNESALAKEIKADRENSAAKGEPRTITAIHIEDLARLVQLRPVKRLGLARIREMLQTCSLPEECKAWVDSVEEEPVEIPPYAQVVNAIHGLQKDYEMAAVEYGALRVALGKDKPSYKVRTNDELIELCKGMATMTGGEISANQRTVELNQSPENVLAAIESATKAHIVDKD
- a CDS encoding carbon-nitrogen hydrolase family protein, translated to MKLSIALVQLNVIPNDPPANLANMAEFVAKAAKAGAQLVVFPEDAVTGPLEGQTLYVQHAPEYLAYFQALAVKHQIDIVPGSWSVTEAGAVGPVLCNAAHYINADGSVAGVYRKVNLWETEKATLAPGLAVSVFPTAHGMVGLTICWDIAFPEMFTEMSRLGAELVVSPTYWSLSRRAEQSRGVAKDEIELIDSLCVARSFENDIVFAYCNAAGLVGDEKADGVLSGRSQVTHPHEKVLCKAKGNTEEMLTASFTHTRATAAMPQGG
- a CDS encoding ferritin-like domain-containing protein; translation: MKIDSLEKLYVHELKDLHSAESQILDALPKMISAASDDELKKALESHRKETQEHLARIERLFQNLDFEPGGHKCKGIEGLIKEGEDVLAETEDDAVRNAAIVAACQRVEHYEMAAYGVARAFASKLGRHDDAEVLTTTLEEEGHADRTLTQIAEQRLNFAVRTA
- a CDS encoding TatD family hydrolase, which produces MIDTHCHLTFPDFESRVPEELAEAARHGVSGCITISTTPINALDCLRLATTYPNVWSSAGIHPLYADQGPFDATPLRTCIAHERCVAWGELGLDNHYNEPTRAQQEPVLRDQLALIREIDTPKKGTARPGANKPIVVHCREAFDDLIPILKDSGIPGERFVFHCFTAGPAEAKQVLDFGAMISYTGVATYNNAKEVLEAAVLTPADRLMVETDAPYLSPQRVRGQRPCRPWMVSLTAKIIAGARGESYEDFERATDANAERFFGIRIPSNT